The DNA segment TCCCGCAGCGCCCTGGGCGCGGTCAAGGGCTGGGAACCGCCCCAGGAGACCGCCGCCCGCAACCACTCCGTCTTCATGGACGTCGAGTTGTGGTCCGAGAAGGACGGCAAGCGGCTGTGGTCCTGCCCTTTCCTGGCCGCCGTATGGCAACTGGCCCGGCTGGGCCTCTTACGGCACCTCGGTGAGCCGGTGCTGCAGCCCAAGGACTGGCAGGGCGAGGACTTCCCGCACGACTGGGACCTGCTGGCGCCCCTGGTCAAGCTCACCGACACCAAGGCGGCCTTCAGCGCCTACCGCACCTGCACCCTCATGCCGAACCGCTTCCTCGCCGTCGAGGACGCCGTCCGGCTCATCCTCGACCAGACGGACGTCGACGCGGGCGCGCTGCAGCAGGTCGCCAAGCGGTCCGCCGACGAGGGGATGGCGGTCCCGGCAGCGGTCGCACAGCGCGCCGCGTACGTCTTCTACGAGGAGCCCGGCGACTCCTCCCGGCCCGAGGAGAACTGAGATGACGGCGGCCACCGGACAACCGGCGCGCTCGGTCCTCGCCTGCGGTGAGGTGCGCACCTGTCTGCTGCCGTCGTTCCAGGCGCTCGACGCCCGGGCCGCCGCCCAGCTGCTCAGGCTGCGCGCCGACGTCCACGTCCGGGTCTCGGAACGGCCCAGCATGTACGTCCTTTCCCCCGAGGTCCTGACCGGCGTGGACTGCCGGCTGCCCGCCGCCAACGGCACCAAGGTCCGGGGCGTCGGTACGGTGGCCGCCCGCGCGGCGCTGACCGAGGGCCGGCTGCTCCAGTCGACCGCGTACTTCAGCCTCCCGGCCGCCGGCCCCGACATGCGGCGCCCCTGGGGCCAGTACCTCGTACGGCCGGGCCTGGTCGAGCCCTTCGGCAAGCTGCCCCAACAGGCCACCGCAGACGGCGTGTTGCGCGGTGCCGGGCGTGGCGAACTCGACCTCGGGATGATTTCCGAAGGCCTGCTCGCCCAGCTCCGCCGCCACGCGCTGCTGGACCGCCGGGTGCCCTTCAAGTCCAGCCCGACGCGGCTGCGTTGGGTCGCGCGGCGGACCCCGGCCGGTGAGCGGGCGTCCCTGGCGAACTTCACCGTCGCCGAGGGCGGGCTGCGGACCGTGGAGCTACTGCTTCCGGAGGACGTCCCGGCCTCCGCCGCGGCCGGTCTGTGCGAGGATCTCGCCCTGCACGACTGGCTTTTGACGACCGTTCAGCACATGCTGGACAACAACCGGATCGGCGCCATAGACGGACCCTCGGTGGTCGAGGCGCTGCATCCGGTCGTGGTTCATCTGCTGCATCTGTGGATGCCGCGCGCACACGTGGACCCCGCGCTGGGTCACCTGTGGGACGTGCTCGAAGAGAAGCCGGGGTTCTCCCGTCAGTGGGAGAACCTGAGCCGGCGCATCAGAGATCGACTGGCCCTCCAGGCCGTGGCGGTGCCCCACCAGGCGCTCAGCACGCGCTGAGGGGCGGTACCGGAACCAGATACCCGACGGGGGAAGAGAAATGGGCGGAGCGTCATCGTTAGGAGCAAGTAGCAACGGGCAAGGGGTACCGCGCCAGGAACCGCGCATGCCGAAGATGTTCTGGCGGATCGTGATCACCGCCGGAGCGGCCGGCGGGGCCTTCCTGCTGACCAGCATCCTCAGCGAGGACGACGGGAACATCTGGCAGTGGGTGGCGTCCATCGTCATCGGCAGCGCGGCCCTGATCGTGCAGTACCTGATCGACTTCGGGGAGCGGTTCGAGAAGGTCGACCGGCGCTTCAACGAGATCCTCGCCGCGACGACGCTGTTCAGCCAGGTCGACGGGTCGGTGCTGCGCTCCGACGAGGTGACCCGGCTGGTCCTCGGCTACACCAAGGTCCGTGAGCAGGGCGGCGACATCATGCAGGCCTTCGCCGAGAAGGAACTGGGCCGGCTCGCCAAGATGATGGAAGGCCTCGGCAGCGGCAGCGCGGACTGCCCCGGCGAGAACCACGAGTGGCTGATCGACATCACCGACTGCGTCAAGATGACCCTCGACGCCACCAGCACCTCGGTGGACCGGGAGTTCTGGAGCAGCGGGCCCGCCGAGCGGTATCTCGCCGCGCAGGAGAAGGCGATCAAGAGGCGGGGCGTGGAGATCCGGCGCCTGTTCGTGGTGCGGGACGAGTACGAGGTCACGCCGGAGCTCAGAGGGCTGTGCGAGGACCACCGCAGGCGGGGCATCGACGCGCGCATCGTGGTGCGGTCGCTGATGGAGTCGAACCCCAGGGTGAGCGACTTCATCGTCTTCGACGGCGAACTCTGCTACGAGACCAAGCCGGACCAGGAGTCCAACCCGGACGGGACGCTGCTGAGCGCCGAACCGGACCACATCGAGGACCACATCACCCAGTTCACCGACCTGTGGGCGGAGGCGGAGCGTCAGCAGACGACTCCGCGGGTCACCGCAGAGACGTGAGGAACCCGCGCCAGGCGTGGGCGGGGATGAGGAGTACGGGGCTGTCCGAGGCGAGTTTGGTGTCTCGGACAGGGACGACGCCGGGTATGCCGTCGGCGACTTCGAGGCAGCTGCCGCCATTGCCGTCGCTGTAGCTGCTCTTGCGCCAGCGGGCGGCGCCTGGGAAGTCGTACGCGACCTCGACGCAGTCGCCGCCGTTGCCGTCGCTGTAGCTGCTCTTGCGCCAGCTCGCGTTGCTCAGGTCGTACTCGCGCATCGTCTGAAGTCCTCCGCCGCCGACTCGACCAGGGCCAGGGACGCCTCCGGCGACAGCGCGGCGGCCCTGAGCAGATCGTATGCCGCGTACGCGTGCTTCACCACAGCCGGATCGTCCAGCAGATTCCCCGAATACACGGCTTCTGTATAGGCCGTTGGTGGGGCGTCCTCAAACTCCATGAGCTTCAGCGAACCGGTCATCAGGGCGTAGGCCCCCGCCGCGTACGGCAGCACCTGCACCAGTACCGTGCGCTCCCGCGTCAGCGCCGCCACGCGCTCCAGCTGCTCCGCCATGACGGCCGGGCCGCCGACCGGGATGCGGAGCACGTTCTCGTGGAGGACGGCCCAATACACGGGCCGTGTAGCGTCCTTGAGGATGTGCTGGCGCTCCAGACGGCCCGACACCTTGTCCTCGATGTACTCGTCCGTCGCGAAGCGGTTCATTGCCAAGGTCACCGCCCGCGCGTACCCGGCCGTCTGCAACAGGC comes from the Streptomyces sp. NBC_00443 genome and includes:
- a CDS encoding SCO2522 family protein, yielding MSEAVFQETTAELRTQSVPLSHLSLELGHLYMEDFEAGPKRLGEHFAEVRVWADAVRASAARRSKRPRISTCFLIDDYFTRFSTPAELIPMVLKEAEKAGLVIDYLARESACAVADRIELAESVMHRLVESPPPGSYGSRPPVSQTGWLANGQRTPSTSRSALGAVKGWEPPQETAARNHSVFMDVELWSEKDGKRLWSCPFLAAVWQLARLGLLRHLGEPVLQPKDWQGEDFPHDWDLLAPLVKLTDTKAAFSAYRTCTLMPNRFLAVEDAVRLILDQTDVDAGALQQVAKRSADEGMAVPAAVAQRAAYVFYEEPGDSSRPEEN
- a CDS encoding SCO2521 family protein, encoding MTAATGQPARSVLACGEVRTCLLPSFQALDARAAAQLLRLRADVHVRVSERPSMYVLSPEVLTGVDCRLPAANGTKVRGVGTVAARAALTEGRLLQSTAYFSLPAAGPDMRRPWGQYLVRPGLVEPFGKLPQQATADGVLRGAGRGELDLGMISEGLLAQLRRHALLDRRVPFKSSPTRLRWVARRTPAGERASLANFTVAEGGLRTVELLLPEDVPASAAAGLCEDLALHDWLLTTVQHMLDNNRIGAIDGPSVVEALHPVVVHLLHLWMPRAHVDPALGHLWDVLEEKPGFSRQWENLSRRIRDRLALQAVAVPHQALSTR
- a CDS encoding DUF6879 family protein; amino-acid sequence: MPKMFWRIVITAGAAGGAFLLTSILSEDDGNIWQWVASIVIGSAALIVQYLIDFGERFEKVDRRFNEILAATTLFSQVDGSVLRSDEVTRLVLGYTKVREQGGDIMQAFAEKELGRLAKMMEGLGSGSADCPGENHEWLIDITDCVKMTLDATSTSVDREFWSSGPAERYLAAQEKAIKRRGVEIRRLFVVRDEYEVTPELRGLCEDHRRRGIDARIVVRSLMESNPRVSDFIVFDGELCYETKPDQESNPDGTLLSAEPDHIEDHITQFTDLWAEAERQQTTPRVTAET
- a CDS encoding DUF397 domain-containing protein, which gives rise to MREYDLSNASWRKSSYSDGNGGDCVEVAYDFPGAARWRKSSYSDGNGGSCLEVADGIPGVVPVRDTKLASDSPVLLIPAHAWRGFLTSLR
- a CDS encoding helix-turn-helix domain-containing protein; this translates as MANGSRQAAWEFFGAELKRRREDAGLTQVELGARVFVSGGYIGQFEQAIRKPQRDVAQRIDEALQTDGIFERMWRQLIKDQRYADYFAKAAELERLATKICEFAPALVPGLLQTAGYARAVTLAMNRFATDEYIEDKVSGRLERQHILKDATRPVYWAVLHENVLRIPVGGPAVMAEQLERVAALTRERTVLVQVLPYAAGAYALMTGSLKLMEFEDAPPTAYTEAVYSGNLLDDPAVVKHAYAAYDLLRAAALSPEASLALVESAAEDFRRCASTT